In Pseudomonas rhizosphaerae, one DNA window encodes the following:
- a CDS encoding MFS transporter has translation MPTSNTAGAVPSASGNTASGIQILIMAVAAFIIVTTEFLIVGLLPSLARDLDISIALAGQVVTLFAFTVMLFGPYLTARLAHVERKKLFTLILLVFAASNVLAAVSTNIWVLAIARFIPALALPVFWGTASETAGQLAAPGQSGKAVAKVYLGISAALVFGVPLGTVAADLIGWRGSFWVLAGVSLLIGVLMHLVMPKLPGSPVAAAGEKQTAILRQPRFLAHVLLSVLAFTAMFTAYTYLADILERLGGVPAGQVGWWLMGFGAVGMLGNHLGGSMVDKRPLGAMVVFLVVLGAGMTAAVAFAEQRAWLIASLIAWGIAYTALFPICQVRVMQAGAKAQALAASLNISAANAGIGLGAIFGGLGIRQFGLESLGLLATGVAVLALIVALLMIKRPATAK, from the coding sequence ATGCCTACTTCCAATACCGCCGGAGCCGTACCCTCGGCTTCTGGCAACACCGCCTCGGGCATACAGATCCTGATCATGGCCGTGGCGGCCTTTATTATCGTGACCACCGAGTTTCTCATCGTCGGTCTGTTGCCCAGCCTGGCGCGCGACTTGGACATTTCCATCGCCTTGGCGGGCCAGGTGGTGACCCTGTTCGCCTTCACCGTGATGCTGTTCGGCCCCTACCTCACGGCGCGGCTGGCCCATGTCGAGCGCAAGAAGCTGTTTACCCTGATTCTGCTGGTGTTCGCGGCGTCCAACGTGCTGGCAGCAGTGTCCACCAATATCTGGGTGCTGGCCATCGCGCGTTTCATCCCGGCCCTAGCGCTGCCAGTGTTCTGGGGCACTGCCAGTGAAACCGCAGGGCAACTGGCTGCGCCTGGGCAATCGGGCAAGGCGGTGGCCAAGGTCTATCTGGGCATTTCCGCAGCCCTGGTGTTCGGGGTGCCGCTGGGCACCGTGGCCGCCGACCTGATCGGCTGGCGCGGCAGCTTCTGGGTGCTGGCCGGGGTATCGTTGCTGATCGGCGTGCTGATGCACCTGGTGATGCCGAAGTTGCCGGGCTCGCCGGTCGCTGCCGCTGGCGAGAAGCAGACGGCCATCCTGCGTCAGCCGCGCTTTCTGGCTCACGTGCTGCTGTCGGTGCTGGCCTTTACCGCCATGTTTACGGCCTACACGTATCTGGCCGATATCCTCGAACGCCTGGGTGGCGTGCCAGCGGGTCAGGTGGGCTGGTGGTTGATGGGCTTCGGCGCGGTTGGCATGCTGGGTAATCACCTGGGTGGCAGCATGGTGGACAAGCGTCCGCTGGGTGCCATGGTGGTGTTTCTGGTGGTGCTGGGCGCCGGTATGACCGCCGCCGTGGCGTTCGCCGAGCAGCGAGCCTGGTTGATCGCTTCGCTGATCGCCTGGGGTATCGCCTACACCGCGCTGTTTCCGATTTGCCAGGTGCGAGTCATGCAGGCCGGCGCCAAAGCCCAGGCCCTGGCAGCTTCGCTGAACATCTCGGCGGCCAATGCGGGTATTGGTCTGGGCGCGATTTTCGGTGGCCTGGGCATTCGACAGTTCGGCCTGGAGTCGCTGGGTCTGCTGGCCACCGGTGTGGCAGTTCTGGCATTGATCGTGGCACTGCTGATGATCAAGCGCCCGGCCACCGCGAAGTAA